A stretch of Wenzhouxiangella sp. XN24 DNA encodes these proteins:
- the ftsZ gene encoding cell division protein FtsZ, with the protein MFELVDGYNTNAIIKVIGVGGGGGNAVSYMMECGIDGVEFICANTDSQALKNSRVKSAIQIGCNITKGLGAGANPDLGRQAAMEDRDRIQEAIEGSDMLFITAGMGGGTGTGAAPIVAQVAKELGILTVAVVTKPFGMEGRKRLDIAENGITELSKYVDSLITIPNQKLLTVLGKQTTLLDAFKSANQVLQGAVQGIAELITRPGLINVDFADVRTVMSEMGMAMMGTGRGTGEDRAREAAEAAISSPLLEDINLEGAKGILVNVTAGMDLSIGEFDEVGNVVKERASDDATVVIGTVIDPSMEGEVRVTVVATGLGGVVRQREPELRVASSTRRQPRVRQGVGIGPVNYNELDAPPVVRRRAEEVEEQEVEAPKRAVGQSFDYRADPEMLDIPAFLRRQAD; encoded by the coding sequence ATGTTCGAACTGGTAGACGGATACAACACGAACGCGATCATCAAGGTGATCGGCGTGGGCGGAGGCGGCGGCAACGCCGTGTCCTACATGATGGAATGCGGCATCGACGGCGTGGAGTTCATCTGCGCCAACACGGACTCGCAGGCGCTGAAGAACTCGCGGGTGAAGTCCGCGATCCAGATCGGCTGCAACATCACCAAGGGGCTTGGCGCGGGGGCGAACCCGGACCTCGGGCGCCAGGCGGCGATGGAGGATCGCGATCGCATCCAGGAAGCCATCGAGGGCAGCGACATGCTGTTCATCACGGCGGGCATGGGCGGCGGCACCGGCACGGGCGCGGCGCCGATCGTCGCGCAGGTGGCCAAGGAGCTCGGCATCCTGACGGTGGCGGTCGTGACCAAGCCCTTCGGCATGGAGGGCCGCAAGCGCCTGGACATCGCGGAGAACGGCATCACCGAGTTGTCCAAGTACGTGGACTCGCTGATCACGATCCCGAACCAGAAGCTGCTCACGGTGCTGGGCAAGCAGACCACGCTGCTGGACGCCTTCAAGTCGGCCAACCAGGTGCTGCAGGGGGCGGTGCAGGGTATCGCCGAGCTGATCACCCGGCCCGGCCTGATCAACGTCGACTTCGCCGACGTGCGCACCGTGATGTCCGAGATGGGCATGGCGATGATGGGCACGGGGCGCGGCACCGGCGAGGACCGGGCGCGCGAGGCCGCCGAAGCGGCGATTTCCAGCCCGCTGCTGGAGGACATCAACCTCGAGGGTGCCAAGGGCATCCTGGTGAACGTCACGGCGGGGATGGACCTGTCGATCGGTGAGTTCGACGAGGTCGGCAACGTGGTCAAGGAAAGGGCCTCCGACGACGCCACGGTGGTGATCGGTACGGTCATCGATCCGTCCATGGAGGGCGAGGTGCGCGTCACGGTCGTCGCCACGGGGCTCGGCGGGGTGGTGCGCCAGCGCGAACCCGAGTTGCGCGTGGCCAGCAGCACCCGCCGCCAGCCGCGTGTGCGGCAGGGCGTCGGCATCGGACCCGTGAACTACAACGAGCTGGACGCGCCGCCGGTGGTGAGGCGGCGTGCCGAGGAGGTCGAAGAGCAGGAAGTCGAGGCGCCGAAGCGGGCCGTCGGCCAGAGCTTCGACTACCGGGCCGACCCCGAGATGCTCGATATCCCGGCTTTCCTGCGCCGCCAGGCCGACTGA
- the lpxC gene encoding UDP-3-O-acyl-N-acetylglucosamine deacetylase yields the protein MLKQRTLKNTIRATGVGLHTGEKVLMTLGPAPVNSGIVFRRSDLDPAPQIRADGMLVGETTLGTTLVQDGVRVATVEHLMSAFAGLGIDNATVELSATEVPIMDGSAGPFVFLIQSAGIAEQSAAKRFIRIRRPVEVHEGDKWARFTPFDGFKVNFEIEFDHPVFKRHAQTASMDFGTTSFLREISRARTFGFMRDMEFLRSMNLGRGGSLDNAIVLDDYRILNDDGLRYENEFVRHKILDAIGDLYLLGHSIIGEFSGYKSGHGLNNQLLRELVRNESAWEEVTYADERDAPLSFAAAAA from the coding sequence ATGCTGAAACAGCGGACCCTGAAAAACACTATCCGGGCGACGGGCGTCGGCCTGCACACCGGCGAGAAAGTCCTCATGACGCTGGGACCGGCCCCGGTCAATTCCGGCATCGTGTTTCGCCGCAGCGACCTGGACCCGGCCCCGCAGATTCGCGCGGACGGCATGCTGGTCGGCGAGACCACCCTCGGGACGACCCTCGTGCAGGACGGCGTGCGCGTGGCCACGGTCGAGCACCTGATGTCGGCTTTCGCCGGCCTCGGCATCGACAACGCGACGGTCGAACTGTCCGCGACGGAAGTGCCGATCATGGATGGCAGCGCCGGGCCGTTCGTGTTCCTGATCCAGTCCGCCGGGATCGCGGAACAGTCCGCCGCCAAGCGTTTCATCCGCATCCGCCGGCCGGTGGAGGTCCACGAGGGCGACAAGTGGGCGCGTTTCACCCCCTTCGACGGCTTCAAGGTCAATTTCGAGATCGAATTCGATCACCCGGTGTTCAAGCGCCATGCCCAGACTGCCTCGATGGACTTCGGCACGACCTCGTTTCTCCGCGAGATCAGCCGCGCGCGCACCTTCGGCTTCATGCGCGACATGGAGTTCCTGCGCTCGATGAACCTCGGTCGCGGCGGCAGCCTCGACAACGCCATCGTGCTCGACGACTACCGGATCCTCAACGACGACGGGCTGCGCTACGAGAACGAGTTCGTGCGCCACAAGATTCTCGACGCCATCGGCGACCTCTACCTGCTCGGTCACAGCATCATCGGCGAGTTCAGCGGCTACAAGTCCGGGCACGGCCTGAACAACCAGTTGCTGCGCGAACTGGTGCGCAACGAATCCGCCTGGGAAGAAGTGACCTATGCGGACGAGCGCGACGCGCCCTTGAGCTTTGCCGCCGCCGCGGCCTGA
- a CDS encoding DciA family protein, translating to MLAGNDLSQLVLRAREAGELDARVRTLLPDELAAHVTGAVLHEHTVVILADSAAWATRIRFHAPELVARLAPRYDGAVTRVHVKVRPTR from the coding sequence TTGCTGGCCGGAAACGACCTGTCGCAGCTCGTCCTGAGGGCCCGGGAGGCGGGCGAGCTCGATGCCCGCGTGCGTACCCTGTTGCCGGATGAACTGGCGGCCCACGTCACCGGCGCCGTCCTGCACGAGCATACCGTCGTGATCCTGGCCGACAGCGCCGCCTGGGCGACCCGCATTCGTTTTCATGCCCCGGAGCTCGTCGCGCGCCTCGCGCCGCGTTACGACGGCGCCGTGACCCGCGTGCACGTCAAGGTCCGGCCGACGCGCTGA
- a CDS encoding M23 family metallopeptidase, with amino-acid sequence MNLLVFTSRTGRTRQVPLSPRPVLLVSLAVLALVFVAGLLAGRISQPEEEPAIIAELRATLEAQQDELAAIRDQSGRNLDALAIRLGQLSAHITRLDALGQRLVTMADLEDGEFNFGSMPPQGGPDPVEDAASLRSGEISVLLDELEYQIADRTRQLDVLEALLFNRRLNDEVRLEGRPIRGGWTSSGYGYRTDPFTGKRAFHSGLDFVSPAGSDVLAIAAGVVTFSGKRANYGYLIEIDHGNGLVTRYGHNTENLVTVGDAVKKGEVIALVGSTGRSTAPHVHLEVIENGRHVNPRQYLK; translated from the coding sequence GTGAACCTGCTGGTATTCACTTCCCGCACCGGACGCACCCGCCAGGTTCCCCTGAGCCCGCGACCCGTGCTGCTGGTTTCCCTGGCTGTTCTCGCGCTCGTGTTCGTGGCGGGCCTCCTGGCCGGCCGCATTTCCCAGCCCGAAGAAGAGCCGGCGATCATCGCCGAGCTGCGCGCCACCCTCGAGGCCCAGCAGGACGAACTCGCCGCCATCCGCGACCAGTCCGGACGCAATCTCGACGCGCTGGCCATCCGCCTCGGCCAGCTGTCCGCCCACATCACCCGCCTGGACGCCCTCGGGCAGCGCCTCGTGACCATGGCGGATCTCGAGGACGGCGAGTTCAATTTCGGCTCCATGCCGCCGCAGGGCGGGCCCGACCCGGTCGAGGACGCGGCCTCGCTGCGCTCCGGCGAGATCTCCGTGCTGCTCGACGAGCTCGAGTACCAGATCGCGGATCGCACCCGCCAGCTCGACGTACTCGAGGCGCTGCTGTTCAACCGCCGCCTCAACGATGAAGTCCGCCTCGAGGGGCGTCCCATTCGCGGCGGCTGGACCTCTTCGGGCTACGGCTATCGCACCGATCCGTTCACCGGCAAGCGCGCCTTCCACAGCGGGCTCGATTTCGTCAGCCCGGCGGGCAGTGACGTGCTGGCGATCGCCGCGGGCGTCGTCACTTTCTCCGGCAAGCGCGCCAACTACGGTTACCTGATCGAGATCGATCACGGCAACGGCCTCGTCACCCGCTACGGCCATAACACCGAAAACCTGGTGACGGTCGGCGACGCCGTGAAGAAGGGCGAGGTGATCGCCCTGGTGGGTTCGACCGGCCGCTCGACCGCGCCCCACGTTCACCTGGAAGTGATCGAGAACGGCCGGCACGTCAATCCGCGCCAGTACCTGAAGTGA
- the secA gene encoding preprotein translocase subunit SecA: MRNLFAGIFGSRNQRLLKSYSKNVKQINALEETVSALSPEDMKARTAELKAEVEAGKTLDAVLPEAFALAREAAKRALGMRHFDVQLIGGMALHEGKISEMRTGEGKTLVATLPAYLNALSGKGVHIVTVNEYLAQRDAEWMGPVYETLGLTVGVIRSNQDPAEKHAAYGADITYGTNNEFGFDYLRDNLAFSLEQRSQRGLNFAIVDEVDSILIDEARTPLIISGPAEDSTETYLRVNQLVPQLEPQVEKEGPGDFSVDEKAKQAFLTEEGHAKVEALMASAGLIQPGESLYDARNIMLMQHLAAALRAHFIYRRDVEYIVKDGEVIIVDEFTGRTMPGRRWSDGLHQAIEAKEGVKVRQENQTLASITFQNFFRMYETLSGMTGTADTEAFEFQQIYGLEVVVIPTHRPMIRADHADLVYLTKKDKFDAILDDIRDCRERGQPVLVGTTSIETSELLSSVMTKEKIGHEVLNAKQHAREAEIVAQAGRPGAVTIATNMAGRGTDIVLGGSIVADLDAAGDDPEKQAKVKEEWQARHQQVIDAGGLHIIGTERHESRRIDNQLRGRSGRQGDPGSSRFYLSMEDNLMRIFGEPEKTKALLSRVGMKEGEVIESRMLSRQIERAQRKVEAHNFDIRKQLLKYDDVANDQRRVIYGQRTELMEAEEIGDSIAGIREEVVNDLVERFVPANSVEEQWDIEGLEKQLDIDFGFTLDLAAWIKEDPDADPERIAARVLEEADRRYEEKVEKIGDKVMRQFEKAVMLQQLDVQWKEHLAAMDYLRQGIHLRGYAQKNPEQEYKREAFQMFSDMLDRVKRDVISIVSRVQIRSQEEVDAIERQRREAAAMKLQLQHGEAQSATGGPGPGSAPGAGPGPVAQRARPPAAGAEAAEPFVRPERKVGRNEPCPCGSGKKYKHCHGQLN, translated from the coding sequence GTGCGCAATCTGTTCGCAGGGATTTTCGGCAGCCGTAACCAGCGACTGCTCAAGAGCTATTCGAAAAACGTCAAGCAGATCAACGCGCTGGAGGAGACCGTCAGCGCCCTGTCGCCGGAGGACATGAAGGCCCGCACCGCCGAGCTGAAGGCCGAGGTCGAGGCCGGCAAGACGCTCGACGCCGTGCTGCCGGAAGCCTTCGCCCTGGCCCGCGAGGCGGCGAAACGGGCCCTGGGCATGCGCCATTTCGACGTCCAGCTGATCGGCGGCATGGCGCTGCACGAGGGCAAGATCTCGGAAATGCGCACCGGCGAAGGCAAGACGCTGGTCGCGACCCTGCCGGCCTACCTGAACGCCCTGTCCGGCAAGGGCGTGCACATCGTCACCGTCAACGAGTACCTCGCGCAGCGCGACGCCGAGTGGATGGGACCGGTGTACGAGACGCTCGGCCTCACGGTCGGCGTCATCCGCTCCAACCAGGATCCGGCCGAGAAGCATGCGGCCTACGGCGCCGACATCACCTACGGCACGAACAACGAGTTCGGTTTCGACTACCTGCGCGACAACCTCGCCTTCAGCCTCGAGCAGCGCTCGCAGCGCGGCCTGAACTTCGCGATCGTCGACGAGGTCGACTCGATCCTCATCGACGAGGCGCGCACCCCGCTGATCATTTCCGGTCCGGCCGAGGACAGCACCGAGACCTACCTGAGGGTGAACCAGCTCGTGCCGCAGCTCGAGCCGCAGGTCGAGAAGGAAGGGCCCGGCGATTTCAGCGTCGATGAGAAAGCCAAGCAGGCCTTTCTCACCGAAGAGGGCCACGCCAAGGTGGAGGCCCTGATGGCCTCGGCCGGGCTGATCCAGCCGGGCGAAAGCCTTTACGACGCGCGCAACATCATGCTGATGCAGCACCTGGCCGCCGCCCTGCGCGCGCATTTCATCTATCGCCGCGACGTCGAGTACATCGTCAAGGACGGCGAGGTCATCATCGTGGACGAGTTCACCGGCCGCACCATGCCGGGACGCCGCTGGTCGGACGGCCTGCACCAGGCAATCGAGGCCAAGGAAGGGGTCAAGGTCCGCCAGGAGAACCAGACGCTCGCCTCGATCACTTTCCAGAACTTCTTCCGCATGTACGAGACCCTGTCCGGCATGACGGGCACGGCCGACACGGAGGCCTTCGAGTTCCAGCAGATCTACGGTCTCGAGGTCGTGGTGATCCCGACCCACCGCCCCATGATCCGCGCCGACCACGCGGACCTGGTCTACCTGACGAAGAAAGACAAGTTCGACGCCATCCTCGACGACATCCGCGACTGCCGTGAACGCGGCCAGCCGGTGCTCGTGGGCACGACGTCCATCGAGACCTCCGAGCTGTTGTCCAGCGTCATGACCAAGGAGAAGATCGGCCACGAGGTGCTCAACGCCAAGCAGCACGCCCGCGAGGCGGAAATCGTGGCGCAGGCGGGGCGGCCCGGCGCGGTGACCATCGCCACCAACATGGCGGGGCGCGGCACCGACATCGTGCTCGGCGGCAGCATCGTCGCGGACCTGGACGCGGCCGGGGACGACCCGGAGAAGCAGGCGAAGGTCAAGGAAGAATGGCAGGCGCGTCACCAGCAGGTGATCGACGCCGGCGGGCTGCACATCATCGGCACCGAGCGCCACGAGTCGCGGCGCATCGACAACCAGCTGCGCGGCCGCTCAGGGCGCCAGGGCGACCCGGGTTCGAGCCGCTTCTACCTGTCGATGGAAGACAACCTCATGCGCATCTTCGGCGAGCCGGAGAAGACCAAGGCGTTGCTCTCGCGCGTCGGCATGAAGGAAGGCGAGGTCATCGAGAGCCGCATGCTGAGCCGCCAGATCGAGCGGGCCCAGCGCAAGGTCGAGGCGCACAACTTCGACATCCGCAAGCAGCTGCTCAAGTACGACGACGTCGCCAACGACCAGCGGCGCGTGATCTACGGCCAGCGCACGGAGCTGATGGAAGCCGAGGAGATCGGCGATTCCATCGCGGGGATCCGCGAGGAGGTCGTCAACGATCTCGTCGAGCGTTTCGTGCCCGCGAACAGCGTCGAGGAGCAGTGGGATATCGAAGGCCTGGAGAAGCAGCTCGACATCGACTTCGGCTTCACCCTCGACCTCGCGGCCTGGATCAAGGAGGACCCGGACGCGGATCCCGAGCGCATCGCCGCGCGCGTGCTCGAGGAGGCGGACCGCCGCTACGAGGAGAAGGTCGAGAAGATCGGGGACAAGGTCATGCGGCAATTCGAGAAGGCCGTGATGCTGCAGCAGCTCGACGTGCAGTGGAAGGAGCATCTCGCGGCGATGGACTACCTCCGCCAGGGCATCCACCTGCGCGGCTACGCGCAGAAGAACCCCGAGCAGGAGTACAAGCGCGAAGCCTTCCAGATGTTCAGCGACATGCTCGACCGCGTGAAGCGCGACGTCATCAGCATCGTGTCGCGCGTGCAGATCCGCAGCCAGGAAGAAGTGGACGCCATCGAGCGCCAGCGTCGCGAGGCGGCCGCCATGAAGCTGCAGCTGCAGCATGGCGAAGCGCAGTCCGCCACCGGCGGCCCCGGCCCAGGTTCGGCCCCTGGCGCTGGCCCCGGTCCCGTCGCCCAGCGGGCCCGCCCGCCGGCGGCCGGCGCCGAGGCGGCCGAACCCTTCGTCCGCCCGGAACGCAAGGTGGGCCGCAACGAGCCGTGCCCCTGTGGCTCGGGCAAAAAGTACAAGCACTGCCACGGGCAGCTGAACTGA
- a CDS encoding Nudix family hydrolase, which yields MSSARPRIHVVAAVLARADGRVLIAQRPAGKPMAGAWEFPGGKLDPGEERFAGLARELDEELGVQVEAARPLIRYVHSYPERDVDLDTWRVTRWHGEPRGLEGQALDWRAPDTLAARDTLGAGDTLATMGLLPADAAIVSALRLPSLLSVTPPAAPDGEAAFLDALETAAGSAPLICLRRPDLEPAALLELAAGAACRIEDTGARLLLHGEPAALAPLLLEPPAALRARLGDAIAGLHVPARSLAGLSARPVPASLWFGASCHDAAELEAARSAGADYAFLGPVQPTASHPGAPGIGWPAFTAAVEPLAMPVYAIGGLGPQDLDEAWQGGAQGVAAIRGLWPGRPADS from the coding sequence CTGAGCTCCGCGCGACCGCGTATCCACGTGGTGGCTGCCGTCCTGGCCAGGGCGGACGGCCGCGTGCTGATCGCCCAACGGCCGGCCGGCAAGCCCATGGCCGGCGCCTGGGAGTTTCCCGGCGGCAAGCTCGATCCCGGCGAGGAGCGCTTCGCCGGGCTCGCGCGCGAGCTCGACGAGGAGCTCGGCGTGCAGGTCGAGGCTGCGCGCCCCCTGATCCGCTACGTGCACAGTTACCCGGAGCGGGACGTCGATCTCGACACCTGGCGGGTGACGCGCTGGCACGGCGAGCCGCGTGGGCTCGAGGGCCAGGCGCTGGACTGGCGCGCGCCGGACACGCTGGCGGCTAGGGACACGCTGGGCGCCGGGGACACGCTGGCCACGATGGGACTGCTGCCGGCGGACGCGGCAATCGTCTCGGCGCTGCGCCTGCCCAGCCTGCTGTCCGTCACGCCCCCGGCCGCGCCCGATGGGGAGGCGGCGTTCCTCGACGCGCTGGAGACGGCAGCGGGAAGCGCGCCGTTGATCTGCCTGCGCCGCCCGGACCTGGAGCCCGCGGCCCTGCTCGAACTGGCGGCCGGTGCGGCATGCCGGATCGAGGACACGGGCGCCCGGTTGCTGCTGCACGGCGAGCCGGCGGCGCTCGCGCCGCTGTTGCTGGAGCCACCGGCGGCGTTGCGCGCGCGGCTCGGCGACGCGATCGCGGGCTTGCACGTCCCCGCGCGCAGCCTGGCAGGCCTGTCCGCGCGGCCCGTGCCGGCTTCGTTGTGGTTCGGCGCCTCCTGCCACGACGCAGCGGAGCTGGAAGCGGCCCGGAGTGCGGGCGCCGATTACGCGTTCCTCGGGCCCGTGCAGCCGACGGCCAGCCATCCCGGCGCTCCGGGGATCGGCTGGCCGGCATTCACGGCCGCCGTGGAGCCGCTGGCGATGCCGGTCTACGCGATCGGGGGGCTAGGGCCGCAGGATCTCGACGAGGCCTGGCAGGGTGGTGCGCAGGGAGTAGCGGCGATCCGGGGCTTGTGGCCGGGGAGGCCTGCAGATTCATAG
- a CDS encoding DNA gyrase inhibitor YacG, whose protein sequence is MHEVSCPHCGKRVTWSPAARWRPFCSERCRLIDLGQWFSEEHAIPGDAHGDGGSDIEGELDLPDDRRRD, encoded by the coding sequence ATGCACGAAGTCTCCTGTCCGCATTGCGGCAAGCGTGTCACCTGGTCGCCGGCGGCGCGCTGGCGGCCGTTCTGCAGCGAGCGCTGCCGGCTCATCGACCTGGGCCAGTGGTTCAGCGAGGAGCACGCCATTCCCGGCGACGCCCATGGGGACGGCGGCAGCGACATCGAGGGCGAGCTCGACCTGCCGGACGATCGCCGACGGGATTGA
- the zapD gene encoding cell division protein ZapD — protein MNQGTANAPASQPARDTIVYEQPLTERMRTFLRIEFLARQAQHHARQPSAWASRAAMGSLIEILAIVTRGDVRGEALKDLERHATLLTGFASRPGVDRSRLDALLERISQLRAQLGTCGANYTQPLKDSEFLASIRHRSAIPGGTCEFDLPDFKHWLNLPETQRYEDFQAWFRHLKPLCDAIGQLLWLTRESSPGRPETAPGGMFQHQIDRSMGCQLVRITLPAGTGCYPEISGGQHRVTVRFLTWSGPEQRPVQVTENVSFDLTCC, from the coding sequence ATGAACCAAGGCACGGCGAATGCCCCGGCCTCGCAGCCCGCCCGGGACACGATCGTCTATGAACAGCCGCTCACCGAGCGGATGCGGACTTTCCTGCGCATCGAGTTTCTTGCGCGCCAGGCCCAGCATCATGCGCGCCAGCCCTCCGCCTGGGCGAGCCGCGCGGCCATGGGCAGCCTCATCGAGATCCTCGCGATCGTCACCCGCGGCGACGTGCGCGGCGAGGCGCTGAAGGACCTCGAGCGCCACGCGACCCTGCTCACCGGCTTCGCCAGCCGCCCGGGCGTGGATCGCAGCCGGCTCGATGCCTTGCTGGAGCGCATTTCGCAGCTGCGCGCACAACTCGGCACCTGCGGCGCCAACTACACCCAGCCGCTCAAGGACTCCGAGTTCCTCGCCTCGATCCGTCATCGCAGCGCGATTCCCGGCGGCACCTGCGAATTCGACCTGCCGGACTTCAAGCACTGGCTGAACCTGCCCGAGACGCAGCGCTACGAGGACTTCCAGGCCTGGTTCCGTCATCTCAAGCCGCTGTGCGACGCCATCGGCCAGCTGCTCTGGCTCACGCGCGAATCTTCGCCGGGCCGTCCCGAGACGGCCCCGGGCGGCATGTTCCAGCACCAGATCGACCGCTCGATGGGTTGCCAGCTGGTGCGCATCACGCTGCCCGCCGGCACGGGCTGTTACCCGGAGATCAGCGGCGGCCAGCACCGCGTCACCGTGCGCTTCCTGACCTGGTCGGGCCCGGAGCAGCGGCCCGTGCAGGTCACCGAGAACGTCAGCTTCGACCTGACCTGCTGCTGA